One part of the Thermococcus litoralis DSM 5473 genome encodes these proteins:
- the pyrE gene encoding orotate phosphoribosyltransferase, translated as MEMSMKKDQLIEMIFKEKAIEFGHFILSSGKESDYYINIKKLITNPKALRLIAFLIKAKTEELGLGYDKIAGPELGAVPIAVSLALETEKPILIVRKKKKSYGTGRQIEGVITPGDRVLLVEDVTTTGNSVLRAAKVLEGEGAKVVAIMVVVDREEGAKELLSREGYTLIPLVTVGELFEYKEKQRKDQK; from the coding sequence ATGGAGATGTCAATGAAAAAAGACCAGCTTATCGAAATGATCTTCAAAGAAAAAGCAATCGAGTTCGGTCATTTTATCCTGAGCTCCGGAAAAGAAAGTGACTATTACATAAACATCAAAAAACTGATAACCAATCCAAAAGCCCTAAGGCTTATTGCCTTCCTTATAAAGGCCAAGACAGAGGAGCTAGGCCTTGGGTACGACAAAATAGCTGGGCCAGAGTTGGGGGCGGTTCCTATAGCTGTCTCTTTGGCCTTGGAAACAGAAAAGCCCATTTTAATAGTGCGTAAAAAGAAAAAAAGCTATGGGACCGGAAGGCAGATTGAAGGAGTAATAACACCTGGAGATAGGGTTCTTTTGGTTGAGGATGTTACAACGACAGGAAATAGCGTTTTAAGGGCTGCAAAAGTCTTAGAGGGAGAAGGTGCAAAGGTAGTTGCTATTATGGTAGTCGTAGATAGAGAAGAAGGCGCGAAAGAATTACTCTCGAGAGAAGGCTACACTTTAATTCCTCTTGTGACCGTTGGAGAACTATTTGAATACAAAGAAAAGCAGAGAAAGGATCAAAAGTAA
- the pyrB gene encoding aspartate carbamoyltransferase — protein sequence MRFQDVISINDFRKEDIDYVLRVAERLEEELKKEGTLKYAKGKVLATLFFEPSTRTRLSFESAMHRLGGAVIGFAEASSTSVKKGESLMDTIRTVENYADVIVIRHPREGAARLAAEVARVPVINAGDGANQHPTQTLLDLYTIKKEFGKIDGLDIALLGDLKYGRTVHSLAKALSYYNVRLYFVAPKGLEMPRHIVEEISNKVEIVETSDLEAVIPKVDVLYVTRIQKERFPDPAEYNKIKGSYKVDLKVLEKAKDTLKVMHPLPRVDEIAYEVDNTKYSAYFRQVWSGIPVRMALLGILLGVIK from the coding sequence ATGAGGTTCCAAGACGTTATTAGTATAAACGATTTTAGAAAAGAAGATATAGACTATGTTTTGAGGGTTGCAGAAAGACTCGAAGAAGAACTTAAAAAAGAAGGGACACTCAAATACGCAAAAGGAAAAGTTCTGGCGACTCTTTTCTTCGAACCATCGACAAGAACAAGATTGAGCTTTGAAAGTGCAATGCACAGACTCGGTGGAGCGGTTATAGGGTTTGCCGAAGCATCAAGCACAAGTGTCAAAAAAGGAGAGAGTCTAATGGATACGATAAGAACCGTAGAAAATTATGCAGATGTAATAGTTATAAGGCATCCGCGAGAGGGAGCTGCAAGATTAGCTGCCGAGGTTGCAAGGGTTCCAGTAATAAACGCAGGGGATGGGGCAAATCAACATCCCACCCAGACCTTACTTGACCTTTATACAATTAAAAAGGAATTTGGAAAAATAGATGGCCTTGACATTGCCCTTCTTGGAGATCTTAAGTATGGAAGAACCGTGCATAGCTTAGCAAAAGCTCTCTCTTATTACAACGTCAGGCTTTATTTTGTGGCTCCCAAAGGTTTAGAGATGCCAAGGCACATAGTTGAAGAGATATCAAACAAAGTCGAAATCGTAGAAACCAGTGACCTGGAAGCTGTAATCCCAAAAGTGGACGTGCTTTATGTAACAAGAATCCAAAAAGAGAGGTTCCCAGATCCTGCAGAGTACAACAAAATCAAGGGGTCATATAAGGTGGATTTAAAGGTTCTTGAGAAGGCCAAAGATACGCTAAAGGTTATGCATCCTTTGCCAAGGGTTGATGAGATAGCGTATGAAGTGGATAATACGAAGTACTCCGCATACTTCAGACAAGTGTGGAGCGGGATTCCAGTCAGGATGGCTCTTCTCGGCATTTTACTGGGGGTGATAAAATGA
- the pyrI gene encoding aspartate carbamoyltransferase regulatory subunit → MKELKVSAINKGTVIDHIPAGRGLKVLEILNLSGDNTILIAMNVRSGKLGRKDIIKVEGKILNEEEVNKIALIAPSATVNIIENWEVMEKRKVEIPDEIIGIIECANPNCITHYEEVTPKFKVLSKKPLKLKCHYCERTMEEDIVLKHLL, encoded by the coding sequence ATGAAGGAGCTGAAAGTCTCAGCAATTAACAAAGGGACTGTAATAGATCACATACCTGCCGGCAGAGGGTTGAAAGTTCTTGAAATCTTAAATTTATCCGGAGACAATACGATACTCATAGCTATGAACGTAAGAAGCGGAAAACTTGGAAGAAAAGACATCATAAAAGTTGAAGGAAAAATACTGAACGAAGAAGAAGTCAACAAAATAGCCCTCATAGCTCCAAGTGCCACAGTGAACATAATAGAGAACTGGGAAGTCATGGAAAAGAGAAAGGTCGAAATACCGGATGAGATAATCGGAATCATAGAGTGTGCAAATCCCAATTGTATAACACACTACGAAGAAGTAACCCCAAAGTTTAAGGTACTCTCGAAGAAGCCACTTAAGTTAAAGTGTCACTACTGTGAAAGGACAATGGAAGAAGACATCGTGCTAAAACATCTGTTGTGA
- a CDS encoding dihydroorotase — MIIKGEIISKSFKGRGHIIIRNGVIKSVQREKPGEIDIDAEDKLVIPGLIDMHAHFREPGYEHRETIESGSRAAVHGGITTVALMPNTNPAMDNIKVIGYVKEKAREIGLVDVLPIGAITKGRNGKEITDFEKLAEHVVGFSDDGSTPQSFRVFLEATKYAKKVNKPILDHAEIKELSGGTMREGKFSRRYGISGIPDIAESIAVARDVEVARYTRAHIHIQHLSTKSSVDIVREGKKKGAPVSAEVTHHHLLFKDEDLKDRSSFKKVNPPLPREEDQEELIKGLLDGTIDIIVTDHAPYSLEEKNIDIEKAPFGISGIETLLSSLLLIAEKHEINFEILLEKVTYNPANLFNLPLRGDVREGYRADLVILDPDKEWKVTEKSLFSKGKNTPFLGRKLPGVVEMTIKGGRIVYRGITFD; from the coding sequence ATGATAATCAAAGGAGAGATAATCTCAAAGAGTTTCAAAGGAAGGGGACACATAATAATCAGGAATGGAGTAATCAAGAGCGTTCAGCGAGAAAAGCCGGGAGAGATAGACATCGATGCAGAGGACAAACTTGTTATCCCTGGATTAATAGATATGCATGCTCATTTTCGAGAGCCCGGGTATGAACACAGAGAAACGATAGAAAGTGGGTCAAGAGCGGCTGTTCATGGAGGCATTACAACTGTCGCCCTTATGCCAAATACTAATCCCGCCATGGACAATATCAAGGTAATAGGATACGTAAAAGAGAAAGCAAGAGAAATAGGGCTCGTTGACGTTCTCCCAATCGGGGCAATTACAAAAGGCAGGAATGGAAAAGAAATCACGGATTTTGAGAAATTAGCAGAACACGTTGTAGGCTTCAGTGATGATGGGTCAACTCCTCAAAGCTTCAGAGTATTTTTAGAAGCTACAAAATACGCAAAAAAAGTAAACAAGCCAATCTTAGACCACGCAGAGATAAAGGAATTATCAGGAGGTACCATGAGAGAAGGGAAGTTCTCAAGGCGTTATGGCATAAGCGGAATCCCCGACATAGCTGAATCAATAGCCGTTGCAAGGGACGTGGAAGTGGCAAGATATACTAGAGCTCATATTCATATACAGCACCTCTCAACAAAATCCTCCGTGGATATAGTTAGAGAAGGAAAGAAAAAAGGAGCACCAGTATCTGCTGAAGTTACTCATCATCACCTCCTTTTTAAGGATGAAGACCTGAAAGATCGTTCTTCGTTTAAAAAGGTTAATCCACCTCTACCAAGAGAAGAGGATCAAGAGGAACTTATAAAAGGACTCCTTGATGGCACAATAGACATAATAGTCACTGACCATGCTCCGTATTCTCTTGAGGAAAAGAACATAGACATTGAAAAAGCACCCTTCGGAATAAGTGGTATTGAAACCCTGCTCTCATCTTTGTTGTTAATAGCAGAAAAACACGAGATCAATTTTGAAATCCTTTTAGAAAAGGTTACCTACAACCCAGCAAATCTCTTCAATCTTCCTCTAAGAGGAGACGTAAGAGAAGGATACAGAGCAGATTTGGTCATCTTAGATCCAGATAAAGAGTGGAAAGTCACAGAGAAAAGTTTATTTTCAAAAGGTAAGAACACTCCATTCCTCGGGAGAAAACTTCCAGGGGTAGTTGAAATGACCATTAAAGGGGGCAGGATTGTATACCGGGGGATCACCTTTGATTGA
- a CDS encoding iron-sulfur cluster-binding protein, producing the protein MIEAELIEKKIAKDYGFFKFKLHKKLESPDAGQFIMLKALDEPILAKPFSIYSYKNKNLTLFIKRVGRLTGKIFSSPVGEVFYIRGPYGTPYIEKINKGRKYILIGGGSGIAPLNFFSELYPELVYKKLYGFREKYIRELFEEEEQSILVIEEESGKTVVDIFREVYSEELGILACGPIPMLKNLPHGSYVSLESVMGCGIGTCKSCAVKTKEGIKMVCKDGPLFRKEEIQWEWI; encoded by the coding sequence TTGATTGAAGCAGAACTTATAGAAAAGAAAATAGCAAAAGATTACGGATTCTTTAAATTTAAACTCCATAAAAAATTAGAAAGCCCGGATGCAGGACAGTTTATAATGCTAAAAGCTCTTGATGAGCCGATTCTTGCAAAGCCGTTCTCCATTTATTCCTACAAAAACAAAAACCTCACCCTATTTATAAAACGTGTTGGAAGATTGACAGGAAAGATATTCTCCAGTCCTGTAGGGGAGGTGTTCTACATAAGAGGGCCCTATGGAACACCGTACATTGAAAAGATCAACAAAGGGAGGAAGTATATTTTAATCGGGGGAGGAAGCGGGATAGCACCTTTAAATTTCTTTTCAGAGCTTTATCCCGAGCTTGTTTATAAAAAACTCTATGGATTTAGAGAAAAATACATAAGAGAGCTCTTCGAGGAGGAGGAGCAGTCGATCCTTGTAATAGAAGAAGAAAGCGGGAAAACTGTCGTGGACATATTTAGGGAGGTCTATTCAGAGGAACTAGGAATTTTGGCATGTGGTCCAATCCCAATGCTAAAAAACCTTCCTCATGGTTCATACGTTTCCCTTGAAAGTGTAATGGGATGTGGAATAGGAACATGCAAAAGCTGTGCCGTAAAGACAAAAGAAGGCATTAAGATGGTATGCAAGGACGGGCCACTCTTTAGAAAGGAGGAGATACAATGGGAGTGGATTTAA
- a CDS encoding dihydroorotate dehydrogenase — protein MGVDLSVEILGLTFKNPLVLASGPAGFGFELQQYLDISRIGAITLKTITLNPREGNAPPRLVDTHGGIINSIGLQNPGIKEFVRTIAPRLKDLKTIKIGSIAGFTTEEWKILGEEMDKIKEIKVIELDLSCPNVEGKRIWAKDEELTQEAIKAVRESTDRPIIAKLAPDVTDIVKVAKKAVNAGADALSIGNTIEAMRINIETGLPVLKLKTGGLSGPAIKPITLARVFRVAEALEVPIIGIGGVMNWQDALEYAMAGASLIGIGTAIMVDPQTPLEILHGIESFLRQKGIEKFEDIIGIAHRGGF, from the coding sequence ATGGGAGTGGATTTAAGCGTCGAAATACTGGGACTAACATTTAAAAATCCCCTTGTGCTTGCTTCTGGACCAGCGGGATTTGGTTTTGAGCTCCAGCAATATCTAGACATCTCAAGGATAGGCGCAATAACCCTGAAAACCATTACACTGAATCCAAGAGAGGGAAATGCCCCTCCAAGACTTGTTGACACTCATGGAGGAATAATAAATTCCATAGGACTCCAAAATCCGGGCATCAAAGAATTTGTGAGAACCATTGCTCCAAGACTTAAAGATCTTAAAACGATCAAAATTGGAAGCATTGCGGGATTCACCACAGAGGAATGGAAAATTTTGGGGGAAGAAATGGACAAAATTAAAGAGATAAAGGTGATTGAGCTCGATCTCTCGTGCCCTAACGTAGAAGGAAAGAGAATCTGGGCTAAAGACGAGGAACTTACTCAAGAAGCAATAAAGGCCGTAAGAGAATCGACGGATAGGCCAATAATAGCCAAGCTAGCCCCCGATGTTACGGATATAGTGAAGGTAGCAAAGAAGGCAGTAAATGCAGGTGCCGATGCCCTGAGCATTGGGAACACAATAGAAGCTATGAGGATAAACATAGAAACTGGACTGCCCGTCCTTAAACTCAAAACTGGTGGCTTAAGCGGTCCCGCAATAAAGCCGATTACTCTTGCGAGAGTCTTTAGAGTGGCGGAAGCTTTAGAAGTCCCTATTATAGGCATCGGGGGAGTTATGAACTGGCAGGACGCTTTGGAATATGCAATGGCCGGAGCATCTCTTATCGGAATAGGAACAGCCATTATGGTAGATCCTCAAACACCGCTTGAAATTTTGCATGGTATTGAGAGCTTTCTAAGGCAAAAAGGGATCGAGAAATTTGAGGACATAATTGGAATAGCCCATAGAGGTGGGTTCTGA
- the pyrF gene encoding orotidine-5'-phosphate decarboxylase produces MFIKKYRKARDKNTSILVVGLDSDPEKIKGFKSVMEFNEHIVKETADLVCGYKINIAFYEKSGWRGYKALEETIELIKNETDLPIILDAKRGDIGNTARAYAKAYFDKLGVDSVTVNPYMGRDAIIPFLEKGHAFVLLLTSNESIGDVELHVYHKVLELAKELEKSYPERIGIVVGATRKEYIGKISNASGGLSWLIPGIGAQGGNPEVLRELKGKDIVVNVSRAIIFAENVRKKAEEFRELLARQYFD; encoded by the coding sequence ATGTTTATTAAGAAATATAGAAAGGCGAGAGACAAGAACACGTCAATTTTAGTAGTTGGTCTTGACAGCGATCCTGAAAAAATCAAAGGGTTCAAAAGTGTGATGGAGTTCAACGAGCACATCGTAAAAGAAACGGCGGATTTGGTGTGTGGCTACAAGATAAACATTGCATTCTATGAAAAATCCGGTTGGAGAGGGTATAAAGCACTTGAAGAAACAATAGAACTCATAAAAAATGAGACAGATTTGCCAATAATACTCGACGCCAAGAGGGGAGATATCGGAAACACTGCAAGAGCCTATGCCAAGGCATATTTTGATAAACTTGGTGTTGACTCGGTAACCGTTAATCCGTACATGGGGAGAGATGCCATAATACCGTTTTTGGAGAAAGGGCATGCGTTTGTTCTGCTCCTAACTAGCAACGAATCGATCGGAGATGTTGAGCTTCATGTATATCACAAAGTCCTCGAGCTTGCAAAGGAACTTGAAAAAAGCTATCCAGAAAGGATTGGCATAGTGGTAGGTGCAACAAGGAAAGAGTATATAGGCAAAATTTCTAATGCGAGTGGAGGCCTTTCATGGTTAATTCCCGGCATTGGAGCACAAGGGGGAAACCCAGAAGTTCTCAGAGAATTAAAAGGGAAAGACATTGTGGTTAATGTTTCAAGAGCCATCATATTTGCAGAGAACGTGAGAAAGAAAGCAGAGGAGTTCAGAGAGTTGCTAGCAAGGCAGTATTTTGATTAA
- a CDS encoding phosphoglycolate phosphatase — protein sequence MKIRAISVDIDGTITYPDRRLHEKALEAVRKAESLGLPVMLVTGNSACFAYAASILIGTSGPFIAEDGGVIGDKRNNRIFLGDMGDSMILWSELKKRYHQAEMSNTMKFGERRAGLVIKRTVPVEAVREIIRELGLNLVAVDSGYAIHVKQPHVNKGEGIRKACELLGIRPEEVAHIGDGENDLDAFRVVGYRVAVAQAPESVKKEADYVTSKPYGEGTAEGILHILKKFGYI from the coding sequence ATGAAAATTAGAGCGATATCCGTAGACATTGATGGCACAATAACGTATCCCGATAGAAGACTCCATGAAAAAGCCCTTGAAGCAGTTAGAAAAGCCGAAAGCCTTGGACTACCTGTGATGCTTGTTACAGGAAACAGCGCATGCTTTGCTTATGCAGCGAGCATTTTAATAGGGACAAGCGGCCCGTTTATTGCCGAGGACGGGGGCGTTATAGGGGATAAGCGCAACAACAGGATTTTTCTTGGAGATATGGGAGATTCCATGATCTTATGGAGCGAGCTCAAAAAACGCTACCATCAAGCGGAAATGAGCAACACAATGAAATTTGGGGAGAGAAGAGCAGGACTTGTGATAAAAAGAACGGTTCCAGTTGAGGCGGTTAGAGAGATCATAAGGGAGCTCGGCCTGAATCTTGTGGCAGTAGACAGCGGATATGCAATACACGTGAAACAGCCCCATGTGAATAAAGGAGAGGGGATAAGAAAAGCATGCGAGCTCTTGGGCATAAGGCCAGAGGAAGTTGCTCACATTGGAGACGGCGAAAACGATCTTGATGCCTTTAGAGTAGTTGGCTACAGAGTTGCAGTGGCTCAAGCTCCAGAAAGTGTTAAAAAGGAAGCAGATTACGTAACAAGTAAGCCATATGGTGAAGGCACTGCTGAGGGAATTTTGCACATCTTAAAGAAGTTTGGATACATTTAA
- the truD gene encoding tRNA pseudouridine(13) synthase TruD: MDYKEFFSHFKYLSSSPGIGGKIKTYPEDFIVKEKIPKSIFKGNKCLIYLLKKRNWETMAAIKEIAKRVGIDYKQIGFAGTKDRHAVTYQYISICTENSEEIKKRLDSLEISDISLEFAGYGKRLKLGMLLGNYFQITVRDVNPDTALERTKEILAELKVKGGFPNYFGYQRFGEKRVINHEVGKLLLKGNFEEAAFKFLGEYTGDMMGDEARRNFLKSGDVEKALEEFPNFLRYERAMLYKYKETKSWKKAFAVLPRPIVRIFIHSYQSYLFNKVLSRRIEEGLPLNEALPGDIVCQVKRGLPIRSKTFKVTERTLRFVNEKIKKGEAMVTGPIFGFASRLADGEMGRIEREVLEEEGIMLEEFKMKHLKILAEPGGRRELLIKPKKFRYRAFEEGLIFRFFLPKSVYATSVLREIMKDH, encoded by the coding sequence ATGGACTATAAAGAATTTTTTAGTCATTTCAAATATTTAAGCTCGTCTCCTGGAATAGGGGGGAAGATTAAAACCTACCCAGAGGATTTCATAGTGAAGGAAAAAATTCCAAAGAGCATTTTTAAAGGGAATAAGTGCTTGATATACCTCCTCAAAAAACGGAACTGGGAAACAATGGCTGCTATAAAGGAAATAGCCAAGAGAGTTGGTATAGATTACAAGCAGATTGGGTTTGCCGGTACTAAGGATAGGCATGCGGTAACTTATCAGTACATCAGCATCTGCACTGAAAACTCGGAAGAAATAAAAAAGCGTCTTGACTCTTTAGAGATTTCGGACATTTCATTGGAGTTTGCGGGATATGGAAAAAGGCTAAAACTTGGCATGCTTCTCGGGAATTATTTCCAGATAACTGTGAGAGACGTTAATCCTGATACCGCTCTAGAACGTACTAAGGAGATTTTGGCAGAGTTAAAAGTCAAAGGGGGCTTTCCAAATTATTTTGGCTACCAGCGCTTTGGTGAGAAAAGGGTTATCAATCATGAGGTGGGAAAGCTTCTGTTGAAGGGAAATTTTGAAGAAGCAGCGTTTAAGTTTTTGGGAGAATATACAGGTGATATGATGGGCGATGAAGCAAGAAGGAACTTCTTGAAAAGTGGCGATGTTGAAAAGGCATTGGAGGAGTTTCCCAACTTTTTAAGGTATGAAAGGGCTATGCTTTATAAATATAAGGAAACAAAAAGCTGGAAAAAAGCCTTTGCAGTTCTCCCAAGGCCAATAGTGAGAATATTCATTCACTCTTATCAGTCTTATCTCTTTAACAAAGTGCTCTCGAGGAGAATTGAGGAAGGATTACCTCTTAATGAAGCACTACCTGGAGATATTGTTTGTCAGGTAAAAAGGGGACTCCCTATAAGGAGCAAAACGTTCAAAGTTACTGAAAGAACCCTTCGCTTTGTAAATGAAAAGATCAAAAAAGGAGAGGCAATGGTTACGGGCCCTATTTTTGGATTCGCCTCGCGGCTTGCCGATGGAGAAATGGGCAGGATTGAGAGAGAAGTGCTGGAAGAGGAAGGTATAATGCTTGAGGAATTTAAAATGAAGCATCTAAAAATTTTGGCAGAGCCTGGCGGGAGAAGAGAGCTGTTAATAAAGCCTAAGAAGTTTAGATACAGGGCATTTGAAGAGGGGCTTATTTTCCGATTTTTCTTGCCTAAGAGTGTCTATGCCACAAGTGTTTTAAGGGAGATCATGAAAGATCACTAA
- the pth2 gene encoding peptidyl-tRNA hydrolase Pth2 has translation MFKYKQVMVVRSDLKLSKGKLAVQVAHGAVTAAFKAYKEKPEWFKAWFNEGQKKVVVKAENERELFELKAQAENLGIPTALIRDAGLTEVPPGTITCLAIGPAPEEIVDKVTGNLKLV, from the coding sequence ATGTTCAAGTATAAGCAAGTTATGGTAGTTAGGTCAGATTTGAAGCTCAGCAAAGGCAAATTAGCAGTTCAAGTGGCTCATGGAGCAGTTACAGCGGCTTTTAAAGCTTACAAAGAAAAGCCAGAATGGTTTAAAGCCTGGTTCAACGAGGGGCAGAAGAAAGTTGTCGTAAAAGCGGAGAACGAAAGAGAGCTTTTTGAGCTAAAGGCTCAAGCAGAGAATCTAGGGATTCCAACGGCATTAATAAGGGACGCAGGCTTAACGGAAGTTCCGCCGGGAACGATAACGTGTTTGGCAATTGGTCCAGCACCAGAGGAGATAGTTGATAAGGTTACTGGAAACCTAAAACTTGTGTGA
- a CDS encoding COG1361 family protein, whose protein sequence is MILGNNLLEEEMMRKLTLILIAILIGSVLQVPLSLAVEVPQSSIDLELDGKEVVLEWGKYEIKIKYEDEFLEYKISGIKAIKTVPSGTKVCVVYEDPDDKKVYTDRLKHGDDCKGSDVMFWIQAYYSTYTKKMYVTLGSPLTEKQEVSMEEKDSETLQHSVKIRVDEIDEDDKKVTVEVTMPDGQKVKKTLEDDDYEEFDVKIGDYKYKDFMRLLVTDVGSKDVDFEVLFPSYPVLTLKVESVEAETSSSETTQEATELVYNDILYEGEILTINSNGTAMYKLKLNSVGYYSSFSLFDKNNKPVKAFKVKEGASYQVSEVPLRVEIPPNTVDLEYKRIQLRIYAPQGFEIPSLIREAEIKIGLSVNTNKVLLDGDEIIVFINVENQGRGKAFDVKVVAPIPSGFELKSNVGSWNLKTLYSFTEMPVLVYALNPTQIGTYKLEPAVVTYYNEAGEKKVVKSNTINQIIVYGLPKLSLSGEAFNGTWSTYVHTQEKTVKLKFTVSAEGKDAKYEFIKNATIKLLLPDSLDGETELFVGDLKAGETKTLESEYAILKPDNAIISAMLVYQDPLGKWHEENFGNLVVVNSLPPAVEIKEVKVYPSPEELPQYVNSTLAKLDNKAREVLAEKLNNITISYLPPSEKGINWWPILAILFLIASAVLAYNYMDLKSKYEKALKELGRRERRPGGLPKKEETLKVEEKAVEETQT, encoded by the coding sequence ATGATTTTAGGAAACAATTTGCTGGAGGAGGAAATGATGAGAAAGTTAACTTTGATATTAATTGCGATATTAATCGGGTCAGTACTTCAGGTTCCTCTGTCTTTAGCTGTAGAAGTGCCGCAATCTTCGATCGATCTAGAGTTGGATGGAAAAGAAGTTGTTTTAGAGTGGGGAAAGTATGAGATAAAAATAAAATATGAAGATGAGTTCTTAGAGTATAAAATAAGTGGTATTAAAGCAATAAAAACAGTGCCATCTGGCACAAAAGTTTGTGTAGTTTATGAGGATCCAGATGATAAAAAGGTTTACACTGACAGACTTAAACATGGAGATGATTGTAAAGGTTCAGATGTCATGTTTTGGATCCAGGCGTATTATTCCACATATACAAAAAAGATGTATGTAACTCTAGGGAGTCCATTAACTGAAAAGCAAGAGGTTTCTATGGAAGAAAAAGATAGTGAAACTCTTCAGCATTCAGTGAAAATTCGAGTTGATGAGATAGATGAGGATGATAAGAAAGTGACCGTAGAGGTTACTATGCCCGATGGACAGAAGGTTAAAAAGACTTTGGAAGATGACGATTATGAGGAATTTGATGTCAAAATAGGCGATTATAAATACAAAGATTTTATGAGACTATTAGTTACAGATGTAGGCTCCAAAGACGTTGATTTTGAAGTGCTTTTCCCATCTTATCCTGTACTTACCCTTAAAGTTGAGTCTGTTGAGGCAGAAACAAGTTCTTCGGAGACGACTCAAGAAGCTACAGAACTTGTCTATAATGATATATTGTATGAAGGGGAAATTCTTACGATAAACAGCAACGGTACAGCAATGTATAAACTGAAGCTCAATTCTGTAGGCTATTATTCAAGCTTCTCCTTATTTGATAAGAACAACAAACCAGTAAAAGCATTCAAAGTAAAAGAGGGAGCAAGTTATCAAGTCTCTGAGGTGCCTCTAAGAGTAGAAATTCCTCCAAATACTGTTGATTTGGAATACAAACGAATACAACTAAGAATATATGCACCCCAAGGATTTGAGATTCCATCCCTTATTAGAGAAGCAGAGATAAAAATAGGACTAAGTGTTAATACGAATAAGGTGCTCTTAGATGGGGATGAGATAATAGTTTTCATTAACGTTGAAAATCAGGGGAGAGGCAAGGCATTTGATGTTAAGGTTGTTGCCCCGATTCCCAGTGGATTTGAACTTAAAAGTAACGTTGGAAGTTGGAATCTTAAAACCCTCTACTCCTTTACTGAAATGCCAGTGTTAGTATATGCATTAAATCCGACACAAATAGGTACCTATAAACTTGAACCAGCAGTTGTAACTTATTACAATGAAGCCGGAGAAAAGAAGGTCGTAAAATCAAATACAATAAATCAGATCATCGTTTATGGCTTGCCAAAACTCTCTTTGAGTGGAGAAGCCTTCAACGGAACGTGGAGCACCTATGTCCACACACAAGAAAAGACTGTCAAGCTTAAGTTTACAGTCTCTGCCGAAGGTAAAGACGCAAAATACGAATTCATAAAAAATGCTACGATTAAATTACTTCTCCCGGATAGCCTCGATGGGGAGACAGAGCTCTTTGTTGGAGACCTTAAAGCCGGGGAAACCAAAACTTTAGAAAGTGAGTATGCAATCTTAAAGCCAGATAATGCCATAATAAGTGCAATGCTAGTTTACCAAGACCCACTTGGCAAGTGGCATGAAGAGAACTTTGGAAATCTTGTGGTAGTTAATTCCCTCCCACCGGCAGTGGAGATTAAGGAAGTCAAAGTTTACCCATCTCCCGAAGAGCTTCCACAATACGTAAACTCAACGTTAGCAAAGTTGGACAACAAAGCAAGGGAAGTGCTTGCGGAGAAGCTCAATAACATAACTATCTCTTATCTGCCACCATCAGAAAAAGGCATCAACTGGTGGCCAATCTTAGCTATCTTGTTCCTTATAGCTTCAGCGGTCTTGGCGTACAACTACATGGACCTGAAATCAAAATATGAGAAAGCCCTTAAAGAGCTTGGGAGGAGGGAGAGGAGACCCGGAGGGCTTCCAAAGAAAGAGGAGACATTAAAAGTCGAAGAAAAGGCTGTTGAAGAGACACAAACTTGA